The following coding sequences are from one Ovis canadensis isolate MfBH-ARS-UI-01 breed Bighorn chromosome 7, ARS-UI_OviCan_v2, whole genome shotgun sequence window:
- the SYNDIG1L gene encoding synapse differentiation-inducing gene protein 1-like isoform X3 gives MESLSELQNPLLPRSPTHLHSPYPYPEASPAWPCREKIYSYLLGGTGPAHAHQLLDPGSLQLAVEAWYRPSCLLGRDKVKEPRAGSCETSFTEGREPPAGPMEQSTEPGQVEEDVTIQTVSYGVQEELQGQEGDQEEEESDATSTESESEDNFLTLPPRDHLGLTIFSMLCCFWPLGIAAFYFSQGAPRNLPGLSEGTAWPLGHCMEDTGMPIPTHDYLEDTALHTHTHTHTHTRCTG, from the exons ATGGAAAGCCTGAGTGAGCTACAGAACCCATTGCTGCCTCGGAGCCCCACGCACCTCCATAGCCCCTACCCCTACCCCGAGGCTTCTCCTGCCTGGCCGTGCAGGGAGAAGATCTATTCCTACCTCCTGGGCGGTACTGGCCCTGCGCATGCCCACCAGCTCCTGGACCCTGGGTCCCTGCAGCTAGCCGTGGAGGCCTGGTACAGGCCCAGCTGCCTTCTGGGGAGGGACAAGGTCAAGGAGCCCAGGGCAGGCAGCTGTGAGACCAGCTTCACAGAGGGCAGAGAACCCCCGGCTGGGCCTATGGAGCAGTCCACAGAACCTGGCCAAGTGGAAGAGGATGTCACCATCCAGACTGTGTCCTACGGGGTTCAAGAGGAGCTCCAAGGCCAAGAGGGTGaccaggaggaagaagag AGTGACGCCACATCGacggagagtgaaagtgaagacaattTCCTTACGCTGCCTCCCAGGGACCACCTGGGTCTCACCATCTTCTCCATGCTCTGCTGCTTCTGGCCCCTGGGCATCGCCGCCTTCTACTTCTCCCAGGGG GCCCCCAGGAACCTGCCTGGGCTATCAGAGGGAACAGCCTGGCCTCTAGGTCACTGCATGGAGGACACTGGCATGCCCATACCCACCCATGACTACTTGGAAGACAcagctctgcacacacacacacacacacacacacacacacgctgcacAGGCTGA
- the SYNDIG1L gene encoding synapse differentiation-inducing gene protein 1-like isoform X2 — MESLSELQNPLLPRSPTHLHSPYPYPEASPAWPCREKIYSYLLGGTGPAHAHQLLDPGSLQLAVEAWYRPSCLLGRDKVKEPRAGSCETSFTEGREPPAGPMEQSTEPGQVEEDVTIQTVSYGVQEELQGQEGDQEEEESDATSTESESEDNFLTLPPRDHLGLTIFSMLCCFWPLGIAAFYFSQGTSKAISKGDFRLANTTSRRALFLATLSIAVGAGLYVAVAVALAAYMSQNGHS; from the exons ATGGAAAGCCTGAGTGAGCTACAGAACCCATTGCTGCCTCGGAGCCCCACGCACCTCCATAGCCCCTACCCCTACCCCGAGGCTTCTCCTGCCTGGCCGTGCAGGGAGAAGATCTATTCCTACCTCCTGGGCGGTACTGGCCCTGCGCATGCCCACCAGCTCCTGGACCCTGGGTCCCTGCAGCTAGCCGTGGAGGCCTGGTACAGGCCCAGCTGCCTTCTGGGGAGGGACAAGGTCAAGGAGCCCAGGGCAGGCAGCTGTGAGACCAGCTTCACAGAGGGCAGAGAACCCCCGGCTGGGCCTATGGAGCAGTCCACAGAACCTGGCCAAGTGGAAGAGGATGTCACCATCCAGACTGTGTCCTACGGGGTTCAAGAGGAGCTCCAAGGCCAAGAGGGTGaccaggaggaagaagag AGTGACGCCACATCGacggagagtgaaagtgaagacaattTCCTTACGCTGCCTCCCAGGGACCACCTGGGTCTCACCATCTTCTCCATGCTCTGCTGCTTCTGGCCCCTGGGCATCGCCGCCTTCTACTTCTCCCAGGGG ACCAGCAAGGCCATCTCCAAGGGGGACTTCCGTCTGGCTAACACCACCTCCCGCCGGGCCCTCTTCCTGGCCACACTCTCCATCGCTGTGGGGGCTGGCCTCTATGTAGCCGTGGCGGTGGCCCTGGCAGCTTACATGTCCCAGAATGGCCACAGCTAG
- the SYNDIG1L gene encoding synapse differentiation-inducing gene protein 1-like isoform X1: MESLSELQNPLLPRSPTHLHSPYPYPEASPAWPCREKIYSYLLGGTGPAHAHQLLDPGSLQLAVEAWYRPSCLLGRDKVKEPRAGSCETSFTEGREPPAGPMEQSTEPGQVEEDVTIQTVSYGVQEELQGQEGDQEEEESDATSTESESEDNFLTLPPRDHLGLTIFSMLCCFWPLGIAAFYFSQGVRAHGGPGLLLCPPPSPGHWGQGLGGWGYCAERGDVPFHQRLSLLRPARPSPRGTSVWLTPPPAGPSSWPHSPSLWGLASM; encoded by the exons ATGGAAAGCCTGAGTGAGCTACAGAACCCATTGCTGCCTCGGAGCCCCACGCACCTCCATAGCCCCTACCCCTACCCCGAGGCTTCTCCTGCCTGGCCGTGCAGGGAGAAGATCTATTCCTACCTCCTGGGCGGTACTGGCCCTGCGCATGCCCACCAGCTCCTGGACCCTGGGTCCCTGCAGCTAGCCGTGGAGGCCTGGTACAGGCCCAGCTGCCTTCTGGGGAGGGACAAGGTCAAGGAGCCCAGGGCAGGCAGCTGTGAGACCAGCTTCACAGAGGGCAGAGAACCCCCGGCTGGGCCTATGGAGCAGTCCACAGAACCTGGCCAAGTGGAAGAGGATGTCACCATCCAGACTGTGTCCTACGGGGTTCAAGAGGAGCTCCAAGGCCAAGAGGGTGaccaggaggaagaagag AGTGACGCCACATCGacggagagtgaaagtgaagacaattTCCTTACGCTGCCTCCCAGGGACCACCTGGGTCTCACCATCTTCTCCATGCTCTGCTGCTTCTGGCCCCTGGGCATCGCCGCCTTCTACTTCTCCCAGGGGGTAAGAGCCCATGGGGGCCCAGGGCTTCTGCtctgcccgcccccctccccaggaCACTGGGGTCAGGGCCTGGGGGGCTGGGGCTATTGTGCTGAGCGTGGGGATGTTCCCTTTCACCAGCGCCTCTCTCTCCTTAGACCAGCAAGGCCATCTCCAAGGGGGACTTCCGTCTGGCTAACACCACCTCCCGCCGGGCCCTCTTCCTGGCCACACTCTCCATCGCTGTGGGGGCTGGCCTCTATGTAG